In the Deinococcus yavapaiensis KR-236 genome, one interval contains:
- a CDS encoding TMEM175 family protein — protein sequence MRLVRRFAFSGQAEPEDLGLSTERFGAFTDAVFSIAMTLLVLEVHLPSGLAVSDIPEHLQEVLPSLVSYAVSFLTLGVLWTGHQYYHALLRRSDLVFTSTGLLYLLLVALVPFSTGALGEYPSVPLVHMVFGLNLTAATLVGLVNVLYALAPGRLAHPDLDPEVVRMVTRRQGLMVLGYALAAVLAFVSPWLSGILFLVTPLAFIPSRRMEHSLFAAAAQVRGAQEHEDTVRLRQLLEQLLERDPRQE from the coding sequence ATGCGCCTCGTTCGCCGCTTCGCCTTCAGCGGACAGGCCGAACCCGAAGACCTGGGCTTGTCCACCGAACGCTTCGGAGCGTTCACCGACGCGGTGTTCTCCATCGCCATGACCCTGCTCGTCCTCGAGGTGCACCTTCCCTCCGGCTTGGCCGTGTCCGACATTCCGGAGCATCTGCAGGAGGTGTTGCCGAGTCTCGTGAGTTACGCGGTGAGCTTCCTCACGCTGGGCGTCTTGTGGACGGGCCACCAGTACTACCACGCGCTTTTGCGGCGCAGCGACCTCGTCTTCACGTCCACGGGATTGCTGTACTTGCTGCTCGTCGCGCTCGTGCCTTTCTCGACGGGGGCGCTCGGCGAGTACCCGAGCGTGCCGCTCGTACACATGGTGTTCGGGCTCAACTTGACGGCCGCGACCTTGGTCGGCCTCGTGAACGTGTTGTACGCGCTCGCGCCGGGCCGTCTCGCGCATCCGGACTTGGATCCCGAGGTAGTGCGGATGGTGACGCGGCGGCAGGGACTGATGGTGCTCGGATACGCGTTGGCGGCCGTGCTGGCGTTCGTGTCGCCGTGGCTGAGCGGCATCTTGTTCTTGGTGACGCCACTGGCGTTCATTCCGTCTCGGCGTATGGAGCACTCTCTGTTCGCGGCCGCCGCGCAAGTGCGGGGCGCGCAAGAGCACGAAGACACGGTGCGCTTGCGGCAGCTGCTCGAGCAGTTGCTGGAGCGTGACCCTCGCCAGGAGTGA